The following coding sequences are from one Desulfatibacillum aliphaticivorans DSM 15576 window:
- the priA gene encoding replication restart helicase PriA encodes MKEPGVRRGASQPQDAYLEVAVAAPLEQTLTYKLPQDQAPLAEPGKRVLVPMGRRRVTGYILGPAPKPEGFKARSILDILDELPLFPEAMVPLFRWLADYYLYPLGLTIKESLPSGVNHLELAMVQILPEGEKALEAGQANPKEQRFLEILLTAGATAQNQLVKKAGKGASVSTILTMQRKGFVEINRVMQKGRVRSKTETYIKALKDKSDAPARQKSRHKILEILPKDGEMAMRALKKEVPSAPRWIWEMEEAGEIQVFEKEVYRDPFGEPIPPDETRFTLTSEQEVAYKEITQALGRGYKSILLHGVTGSGKTEVYLRCVEKALEQGLSVIVLVPEIALISQMQRRFLARFGEKVAVLHSGLTDGERLDQWMRIVRGQAPIALGARSSIFAPVKNLGLVIVDEEHDESYKQDSRLRYQARDLAVMRCHMEKAVTVLGSATPSISSRHNCANGKFQKISIKNRVAERPFPEVTLVDLRNTTTGQNRSLLTDVLKHHLTETLAKNEQALLFLNRRGFANFPVCLECGGTITCAHCDVSLTYHQEDGCFQCHYCGFCQDITKGCPSCGSRKLKMMGMGTEKVEDSLRSMFPQASIGRLDRDTAAKKGGLVSVLKGLREKTTDIVVGTQMITKGHDFPNITLVGVVCADLSMGFPDFRAGERTFQLLAQVAGRAGRGEKPGRVVLQTYNPEHFCITTACANDYDAFCNEELKFRHQLKYPPFARLAQIRFTGEDSKETGAFANSIGEECRKLLWAEKAFKNSVQVLGPIPSPIARIARMHRWQMLLKGLDHKAFRAYLRQVNRIIQSKAGAKGPTAVIDVDPVNML; translated from the coding sequence GTGAAGGAACCGGGAGTCAGACGGGGCGCCTCCCAACCTCAGGATGCCTATCTGGAGGTGGCTGTCGCCGCGCCTCTGGAGCAAACCCTGACCTACAAGCTGCCCCAGGATCAGGCGCCCCTTGCCGAGCCCGGCAAGAGGGTGCTGGTCCCCATGGGGCGGCGCAGGGTCACGGGCTATATCCTGGGGCCTGCACCCAAGCCCGAGGGCTTTAAAGCCCGGTCCATCCTGGATATCCTGGACGAGCTCCCCCTGTTTCCCGAAGCCATGGTTCCCCTTTTCCGGTGGCTGGCCGATTATTACCTCTATCCTCTGGGCCTGACCATCAAGGAATCCCTGCCTTCCGGCGTTAACCACCTGGAACTGGCCATGGTGCAAATCCTGCCTGAAGGGGAAAAAGCCCTGGAAGCCGGCCAGGCCAACCCCAAGGAACAGCGGTTTCTGGAAATTTTGCTGACTGCGGGCGCCACTGCCCAGAATCAATTGGTCAAAAAGGCGGGCAAAGGCGCTTCGGTCTCCACCATTTTGACCATGCAGCGTAAAGGCTTTGTGGAGATCAACCGGGTCATGCAAAAGGGCCGGGTCCGCTCCAAGACCGAAACCTATATAAAAGCCTTGAAAGATAAAAGCGACGCCCCGGCCCGGCAGAAATCCCGGCACAAGATCCTGGAAATTCTTCCCAAAGACGGGGAAATGGCCATGCGGGCCCTGAAAAAGGAGGTTCCGTCCGCGCCCCGTTGGATTTGGGAGATGGAGGAGGCCGGGGAAATCCAGGTGTTTGAAAAAGAGGTCTACCGCGATCCCTTCGGCGAGCCCATCCCGCCCGACGAAACCCGCTTCACCCTCACCTCCGAGCAGGAGGTCGCATACAAGGAAATCACGCAAGCCCTGGGCCGGGGATACAAATCCATCCTCCTCCACGGCGTGACCGGCAGCGGCAAGACCGAGGTGTATCTCCGGTGCGTGGAAAAAGCCCTGGAGCAAGGCCTTTCGGTCATTGTGCTGGTGCCGGAGATCGCCTTGATTTCCCAGATGCAAAGGCGCTTTTTGGCCCGATTCGGCGAAAAAGTGGCGGTGCTCCACTCGGGCCTGACCGACGGCGAACGCCTGGACCAGTGGATGCGCATCGTCCGGGGCCAGGCGCCCATCGCTTTAGGCGCGCGTTCGTCCATTTTCGCGCCGGTGAAAAATCTCGGGTTGGTCATTGTGGACGAGGAGCACGACGAATCCTACAAACAGGACAGCCGCTTGCGGTATCAGGCCCGGGACCTGGCGGTCATGCGATGCCACATGGAAAAAGCCGTGACCGTGCTGGGATCGGCCACGCCGTCCATATCCTCGCGGCATAATTGCGCCAACGGCAAATTCCAAAAGATCAGCATCAAAAACCGGGTGGCGGAGCGGCCTTTCCCGGAAGTCACCCTGGTGGATCTCCGCAACACAACCACAGGTCAAAATCGCTCCCTTTTGACCGACGTGCTTAAACATCATCTGACTGAAACCCTGGCGAAAAACGAACAGGCCCTGCTTTTCCTCAATCGCCGCGGGTTCGCCAATTTTCCGGTCTGCCTGGAGTGCGGCGGAACCATAACCTGCGCTCATTGCGACGTGTCCCTGACCTATCACCAGGAGGACGGCTGCTTCCAGTGCCACTACTGCGGCTTTTGCCAGGACATAACAAAAGGCTGCCCCTCGTGCGGCTCCCGCAAACTTAAGATGATGGGCATGGGCACGGAAAAGGTGGAAGACTCCCTCCGGTCCATGTTTCCGCAAGCCAGCATAGGCCGGCTGGACCGGGACACGGCCGCGAAAAAAGGCGGGCTGGTCTCGGTTTTGAAGGGCCTGCGAGAAAAAACCACGGACATCGTGGTGGGCACCCAGATGATCACCAAAGGGCATGACTTTCCCAACATCACCCTCGTGGGCGTGGTGTGCGCGGACCTCTCCATGGGATTTCCGGACTTCCGGGCCGGGGAGCGGACCTTCCAGCTATTGGCCCAGGTGGCGGGCAGGGCGGGCCGCGGCGAAAAGCCCGGCCGGGTGGTGCTCCAGACCTACAACCCGGAGCATTTTTGCATCACTACGGCCTGCGCCAACGATTATGACGCCTTTTGCAACGAAGAGCTAAAGTTCCGGCATCAATTGAAATATCCCCCTTTCGCCCGGCTGGCGCAAATCCGCTTCACCGGGGAGGATTCCAAGGAGACCGGCGCCTTCGCCAATTCC
- a CDS encoding aminopeptidase: protein MDLELLKKYAQVFWWGLTTARVDKYKKGDSILVRYDRAAMETAEVLQAMLLEQGMNPILRMSYTPTMERQFYELSSNKQLVFIPPGDEELFQNINGSISLIAPESLTHLAHIDSSKMGKAAVARKPFRDILDKREQDGAFGWTLGIVPTQELAKQAKLSLKAYTEQWIKACLLDHDDPAKEWQKLFNRATSLKAWLNGMDVDYYQVKSANTDLKVDPGEKRRWIGISGHNIPSFELFLSPDWRGTEGVYFANQPSFRSGNYVKDVRLEFSKGKVVKVTAKQGEDFVKKQVAMDKGAGRLGEFSLTDRTFSKIDKFMANTLFDENYGGKFGNCHVAIGASYADTYSGDAKELDADLKKKLGFNDSALHWDLVNTEKKTVTAHLKSGESLVIYKDGEFTGATAK, encoded by the coding sequence ATGGACCTTGAGTTGTTGAAGAAATATGCGCAGGTTTTCTGGTGGGGATTGACCACGGCCAGGGTGGATAAATACAAAAAAGGCGACTCCATTTTAGTCAGGTACGACCGGGCCGCCATGGAAACCGCCGAAGTCCTCCAGGCCATGCTTTTGGAGCAGGGCATGAACCCCATTCTCCGGATGAGCTACACCCCGACCATGGAACGGCAATTCTACGAGCTTTCCAGCAACAAGCAACTGGTGTTCATCCCACCGGGAGACGAGGAGCTTTTTCAGAACATCAACGGCAGCATCAGCCTGATTGCCCCGGAGTCTCTCACCCATCTGGCGCACATAGACTCCTCCAAAATGGGCAAGGCCGCCGTGGCCCGCAAGCCGTTCCGGGACATCCTGGACAAACGGGAGCAGGACGGCGCCTTCGGCTGGACCTTGGGCATTGTCCCGACTCAGGAACTGGCCAAGCAGGCCAAATTGTCCCTGAAAGCCTACACCGAGCAGTGGATCAAAGCCTGCCTGCTGGATCACGACGACCCGGCCAAGGAATGGCAAAAGCTGTTCAATCGCGCCACCAGCCTCAAGGCCTGGCTTAACGGGATGGATGTGGATTATTACCAGGTAAAATCCGCCAATACGGACCTCAAGGTCGATCCAGGCGAAAAACGCCGCTGGATCGGCATTTCCGGCCATAACATTCCCAGCTTCGAGCTTTTTCTCTCCCCGGACTGGCGCGGAACGGAAGGGGTGTATTTCGCCAATCAGCCCTCGTTCCGGAGCGGAAACTACGTCAAGGACGTCCGCCTGGAGTTTTCCAAGGGCAAGGTGGTGAAGGTTACGGCCAAACAGGGCGAGGATTTTGTGAAAAAACAAGTGGCCATGGATAAAGGCGCGGGCCGTTTGGGCGAATTCTCCCTGACGGACAGAACCTTCTCCAAAATCGACAAGTTCATGGCCAACACCCTGTTCGACGAGAACTACGGCGGCAAGTTCGGCAACTGCCACGTGGCCATCGGAGCCTCCTACGCCGACACCTACTCCGGGGACGCCAAGGAACTGGACGCCGACCTGAAAAAGAAATTGGGCTTCAATGACTCCGCCCTTCATTGGGACCTGGTGAACACGGAAAAGAAAACCGTCACCGCGCACCTGAAATCCGGCGAGTCCCTGGTCATTTATAAAGACGGCGAATTCACGGGCGCAACCGCCAAGTGA
- a CDS encoding ATP-dependent helicase has translation MASNIQYEKDLNESQYEAVTTLEGPMLVIAGAGSGKTRTLTYRVARLVDSGAPPARILLLTFTRKASEEMLRRAGVLLGMDCDDVAGGTFHSFSHQMLRRYAFKLGFDPGFVILDRPDCEALIDRLKKELVPKGVRNFPRKGTVASIFSRSANTGMSVEKILFSEYNHFIPHKDILDEMYTQYAMTKSQENLMDFDDLLLHMRIMLATEPEIRDVISKKYDYIMVDEYQDTNLIQADILRYLGEGHQNVMVVGDDCQSIYGFRGANFENIMRFPDVFPGTKIIRLEENYRSYQPVLDVTNKIVKQATRKYSKTLFTNLQGGAAPVLVSTRDENSQSHFVVDEIKRLQSQEIPLREIAVLFRAGYQSFDLEVELTRAGIKFVKYGGFKFMESAHIKDALVHLRIAAFPTDKLSWHRALLLLNKVGAKTAQTLSDKICSGPGLAAVKPAPSYKSGFNALRDLIKDISRPGQKVADVGKKVLEYYRPYLESNFDNWPKRQKDLDQLVSMMERYGADLAKFIHDVTLEPPTSTVEDVLAVGEAPPDRMVLSTIHSAKGLEWEAVFVIWTLDGRFPSRQAVAKEGESLEEELRLMYVAATRAKKELFFVHPTDVFDAASMTYLYRPSRFLERLPRTVLRRESY, from the coding sequence ATGGCATCCAATATCCAGTACGAAAAGGACCTGAACGAATCCCAGTACGAGGCGGTAACCACCCTGGAGGGGCCCATGCTGGTCATCGCAGGGGCGGGCAGCGGCAAAACCCGCACCCTGACCTATCGGGTGGCCCGTCTGGTGGACTCCGGGGCGCCGCCGGCCCGCATCCTGCTTTTGACCTTCACACGCAAAGCCTCGGAGGAAATGCTCCGAAGGGCGGGCGTGCTTTTGGGCATGGACTGCGACGACGTCGCAGGCGGCACGTTTCACTCTTTTTCGCACCAGATGCTTAGGCGCTACGCCTTTAAGCTGGGCTTTGACCCGGGATTCGTCATCCTGGACAGGCCGGACTGCGAAGCGCTCATCGACCGTCTGAAAAAGGAATTGGTTCCCAAAGGCGTGAGGAACTTCCCTCGTAAAGGGACGGTCGCGTCCATTTTCAGCCGAAGCGCCAACACGGGCATGAGCGTGGAAAAAATCCTGTTTTCCGAATACAACCACTTCATTCCCCACAAAGACATCCTGGACGAGATGTACACCCAGTACGCCATGACCAAGTCCCAGGAAAACCTGATGGACTTTGACGACCTGTTGCTGCATATGCGCATTATGCTGGCCACGGAGCCGGAAATCCGGGACGTCATATCCAAAAAATACGATTACATCATGGTGGATGAGTACCAGGACACCAATCTGATTCAGGCGGACATCCTCAGATACCTGGGCGAGGGCCACCAGAACGTCATGGTGGTTGGGGACGACTGCCAAAGCATATACGGATTCCGGGGCGCCAACTTTGAAAACATCATGCGCTTTCCAGACGTGTTTCCGGGCACAAAAATCATCCGGCTTGAGGAGAATTACAGGTCCTACCAGCCCGTACTGGACGTGACCAACAAGATCGTCAAGCAGGCGACCAGAAAATACAGCAAGACCCTGTTCACCAATCTCCAGGGTGGGGCCGCGCCCGTCCTGGTAAGTACACGGGATGAGAATTCCCAGTCCCATTTCGTGGTGGACGAAATCAAGAGGCTGCAAAGCCAGGAGATTCCCTTGCGGGAGATCGCCGTCCTGTTCCGGGCGGGGTATCAGTCCTTTGACCTGGAAGTGGAGCTGACCCGGGCGGGAATCAAATTCGTCAAATACGGGGGATTCAAGTTCATGGAATCCGCCCATATCAAGGACGCGCTGGTGCATTTGCGGATCGCCGCCTTTCCCACGGACAAGCTGAGCTGGCATCGCGCCCTTTTGCTGTTGAATAAAGTGGGCGCTAAAACCGCCCAGACCTTGTCGGATAAAATCTGCTCCGGCCCGGGCCTGGCCGCCGTCAAGCCTGCGCCTTCATACAAATCCGGGTTTAATGCTTTGCGGGATTTGATCAAGGATATTTCCCGGCCCGGACAAAAGGTGGCGGACGTCGGCAAGAAGGTTTTGGAGTACTACCGTCCCTATTTGGAGAGCAACTTTGACAACTGGCCCAAACGCCAAAAGGATCTGGACCAGCTTGTCTCCATGATGGAGCGTTACGGCGCCGATCTTGCCAAGTTTATTCACGACGTCACCCTGGAGCCTCCCACCAGCACAGTGGAAGACGTCCTGGCTGTGGGCGAAGCCCCGCCGGACCGCATGGTCCTTTCCACCATCCATTCGGCCAAGGGCCTGGAATGGGAGGCGGTGTTCGTCATATGGACCTTGGACGGCCGGTTTCCTTCGCGCCAGGCCGTGGCCAAAGAGGGCGAAAGCCTGGAAGAGGAGCTTCGCCTGATGTACGTGGCGGCCACCAGGGCGAAAAAGGAGCTGTTTTTCGTGCATCCCACGGATGTTTTCGACGCGGCGTCCATGACCTATTTGTATCGCCCCTCCCGGTTTTTGGAACGGCTTCCAAGAACGGTGTTGAGGAGGGAGTCGTACTAA
- a CDS encoding substrate-binding domain-containing protein — MRNFSKKSRMTTVVILTFICTAGFLVSVCFAEDVKGGLGLDADVVVGGSGSALGAFSLLAEAYMAEHPGVSVKVLPSLGSGGGIKALAKKRIDFSLSVRPLKDKEKAQGLWQKIYARAPFVFATTAASSGESITYQQLEGIYSGDIQSWPDGGPIHLIVRPAQESDTLYIKSMTPELDKAVDKALARRGMMFAVTDQDTADLLESNKGALASLSLGQIMAEKRAVNILSLEGAPPLIDGKVNPEYPYFKTYYMIFRPGMSPAARQFADFVFSDRGVKILEDTGHLRP, encoded by the coding sequence ATGCGCAATTTTTCAAAAAAATCCCGCATGACCACAGTTGTGATTTTGACGTTCATTTGTACGGCCGGATTCCTGGTAAGCGTATGTTTTGCGGAGGACGTCAAGGGCGGCCTTGGCCTGGACGCCGATGTTGTGGTGGGCGGCAGCGGTTCCGCGTTGGGCGCATTCAGCCTTTTGGCGGAAGCCTATATGGCCGAGCATCCCGGAGTTTCCGTCAAGGTTTTGCCAAGCCTGGGCAGCGGCGGGGGAATTAAGGCTTTGGCCAAAAAACGCATCGACTTCAGCCTGAGCGTGCGGCCTTTAAAGGACAAGGAAAAGGCGCAGGGGCTCTGGCAAAAGATCTACGCCAGGGCGCCCTTTGTTTTTGCAACCACTGCGGCTTCCTCCGGCGAAAGTATTACGTACCAGCAACTGGAGGGAATTTATTCGGGCGACATCCAGTCCTGGCCGGACGGCGGCCCGATCCACCTGATTGTGCGCCCCGCTCAGGAGTCTGACACACTATACATCAAATCCATGACTCCTGAACTGGATAAAGCAGTAGACAAGGCCCTTGCCCGTCGTGGTATGATGTTCGCCGTAACGGATCAGGATACCGCAGACTTGCTGGAATCCAATAAAGGGGCGCTCGCCTCCTTGTCCTTGGGGCAAATCATGGCCGAGAAAAGAGCGGTGAATATTCTTTCCCTGGAAGGCGCTCCGCCCCTGATAGACGGCAAGGTCAATCCCGAATATCCTTATTTCAAAACCTATTACATGATATTCAGGCCCGGCATGAGTCCTGCGGCCCGGCAATTTGCAGACTTTGTTTTTTCCGACAGGGGAGTAAAAATTCTGGAGGACACGGGCCACCTAAGGCCTTAG
- a CDS encoding two-component system sensor histidine kinase NtrB, which yields MSDRISAITTLIAAIISGVIALGTPLVYFATAYQHEKAVVSTAAEITTRMVSNFAAQYPGLWPFMEYRIEEVLYRSGGDVPEGVSKQILDKDNNVVLDIPHEAPFPAITLEKRFWISGQPVGAVVLKRSYRGLLKKTAVAVLVGLLAGLMSFLALRRLPISALNKALADLYEEKEKTSAILKGIGDAVITIDRDLCVLTANMRAEIVLGAAQEVLAGKSMESLFSADAFEHAELLPSFFRRVTAQGEILVFPNDIIRKQGGREFFSLSGAPIRDKRGVITGGVFVIRDVTQHHQFQEEQLKLQQMESLGVLAGGIAHDFNNLLSLILGNAELVAVDMAPDDPNKKMLLNACESIEHARSLTGRLLTFSSGGAPLQEEINISQLIKQRADSLLAGSNIRVHYNMLPSIFPVSADVVQMGQVVQNIVLNAKEAMPDGGDLKISAENVILEENNLLTLPPGAYVRISFSDTGPGISLENRSRIFEPYFSTKTRGTQKGMGLGLATCLSIIKKHGGALSVESNPEKGAVFHVILPAI from the coding sequence ATGTCTGATCGCATCAGCGCTATCACAACACTTATCGCCGCCATCATATCCGGCGTGATCGCGCTGGGAACCCCCCTTGTGTATTTCGCCACCGCTTACCAGCACGAAAAAGCCGTTGTCAGCACTGCCGCTGAAATCACCACGCGCATGGTCAGCAACTTCGCCGCCCAGTATCCGGGGCTTTGGCCTTTTATGGAGTACCGGATAGAGGAGGTTCTATACCGCAGCGGCGGCGACGTGCCGGAAGGCGTGTCCAAACAGATTCTGGATAAAGACAACAACGTGGTGCTGGACATTCCCCATGAAGCGCCTTTTCCCGCCATCACCCTGGAAAAGCGTTTCTGGATATCCGGCCAGCCAGTGGGCGCGGTGGTCCTAAAACGCTCTTACCGGGGATTGTTGAAAAAAACGGCCGTTGCCGTATTGGTTGGGCTGTTGGCCGGGCTCATGAGCTTTTTGGCCCTGCGCCGCCTGCCCATAAGCGCCCTGAACAAAGCCCTGGCCGATCTTTACGAAGAAAAGGAAAAAACCAGCGCCATATTAAAAGGGATCGGAGACGCGGTCATCACCATTGATAGAGACCTCTGCGTGCTCACGGCCAACATGAGAGCGGAGATCGTCCTTGGCGCCGCCCAGGAGGTTTTGGCCGGAAAATCCATGGAAAGCCTTTTTTCCGCCGACGCGTTCGAACATGCGGAACTGCTGCCCTCTTTTTTCAGGCGGGTCACTGCCCAGGGCGAAATTCTTGTTTTTCCCAACGACATTATTCGGAAGCAGGGAGGAAGGGAATTTTTCAGCCTGAGCGGCGCCCCCATACGGGATAAACGCGGGGTGATTACGGGCGGCGTTTTTGTGATTCGGGACGTCACGCAGCATCATCAGTTCCAGGAGGAGCAGCTTAAGCTGCAGCAGATGGAGTCTCTTGGAGTACTTGCCGGAGGCATAGCCCACGACTTCAACAATCTGCTTTCCCTGATCCTTGGCAATGCGGAGCTGGTGGCTGTAGACATGGCCCCGGACGACCCTAATAAGAAAATGCTTTTAAATGCGTGCGAATCCATTGAACACGCCCGCAGCCTGACCGGACGGCTTCTGACCTTTTCCTCCGGCGGCGCGCCTTTGCAGGAGGAAATCAATATTTCCCAGCTTATAAAGCAGCGGGCCGACTCTCTTTTGGCGGGCTCCAACATTCGGGTGCATTACAACATGCTGCCCAGCATCTTTCCCGTTTCTGCAGACGTTGTGCAGATGGGACAGGTCGTCCAGAACATTGTATTAAACGCTAAGGAAGCTATGCCAGATGGGGGGGATCTGAAAATTTCCGCCGAAAATGTGATCCTGGAGGAAAACAACCTTCTTACCCTGCCGCCCGGCGCTTACGTCCGAATTTCCTTTTCCGACACAGGTCCGGGCATCTCCCTCGAAAACCGATCCCGCATTTTCGAGCCGTATTTTTCCACCAAAACCCGAGGAACCCAAAAAGGAATGGGCCTGGGCCTTGCCACGTGCCTGTCCATCATAAAAAAGCACGGAGGCGCCCTCAGCGTGGAGTCCAACCCGGAAAAGGGCGCTGTTTTTCACGTGATTCTTCCCGCCATTTAA